From Cataglyphis hispanica isolate Lineage 1 chromosome 3, ULB_Chis1_1.0, whole genome shotgun sequence, a single genomic window includes:
- the LOC126859261 gene encoding feline leukemia virus subgroup C receptor-related protein 2 isoform X1 — translation MESERTQMSEKMRKASGDYIKTIEGGIQPTQGLEIKIYKKRWLMLILFVLYSASNAMQWIQYSIIANIVMRYYNVSSFLVDMTSMIYMITYIPLIFPASYLLDKFGLRYAVIFGALGTALGSWIKVFSIATDRFWITFLGQSLVAVSQTFVLSVPARLAAVWFGPDQVSSACSIGVFGNQLGIAIGFLFPPMLVPNSDNICNIERGLRLMFYIVAAFTTFVLALILVFFKSAPPLPPSPAQAVQRGNTENESFFCSIKRLFSNIGYVLLLFSYGINIAVLYAISTLLNQIILKYFPGHEEDAGRIGLTIVCTGMLSSVICGVILDKTHKFKETTLIVYLCCFMGMIIFTLTLDSKGIYVVYITAGVLGFFITGYLPVGFEFAAELTYPEPEGTAAGLLNAVVQVFGITFTMLYGFLFGTFGDLWANIAMCIGLGIGTLLTIMIPNDLRRQNAKV, via the exons atggAGTCGGAACGAACGCAAATGTCTGAAAAAATGAGGAAAGCTTCTGGCGATTACATAAAGACCATTGAAGGCGGTATACAACCGACGCAG GGCCtggagattaaaatttataaaaaaagatggcTGATGCTTATCCTCTTTGTACTATACAGTGCGAGCAACGCCATGCAATGGATCCAATACAGTATTATAGCGAACATTGTGATGCGTTATTACAATGTATCAAGTTTCCTCGTAGACATGACAAGcatgatatatatgataacataTATACCATTAATATTTCCTGCTAGTTATCTGCTGGATAAGTTC GGTCTCAGATATGCCGTGATTTTCGGGGCGCTTGGAACTGCCCTTGGTTCCTGGATAAAGGTATTCAGCATAGCTACCGATCGCTTCTGGATTACGTTCCTTGGCCAAAGTCTGGTGGCAGTAAGTCAAACCTTCGTTCTGTCAGTTCCAGCCCGATTGGCCGCTGTTTGGTTTGGGCCTGATCAAGTTAGTAGCGCCTGTAGCATCGGTGTCTTCGGCAATCAG CTGGGTATTGCTATCGGTTTTTTATTTCCACCGATGTTAGTGCCCAACAGTGACAATATCTGCAACATTGAAAGGGGATTGCGACTTATGTTCTATATCGTCGCGGCTTTTACGACGTTTGTGCTAGCTCTCATATTAGTCT TCTTCAAGTCGGCACCGCCTTTACCACCTAGTCCTGCTCAAGCTGTTCAAAGAGGAAACACCGAGAATGAGTCGTTTTTTTGTTCTATCAAGAGGCTGTTCAGCAATATCGGTTACGTGTTGCTTTTATTCAGTTACGGCATCAATATCGCCGTCCTTTACGCCATAAGCACCCTCTTGAATcaaattattctcaaatatttccCG GGACATGAAGAGGACGCTGGTCGTATTGGCTTAACGATAGTTTGCACCGGGATGTTGAGTTCCGTTATATGCGGCGTTATATTGGATAAAACCCACAAGTTCAA agaGACAACGCTAATAGTCTATCTATGTTGTTTCATgggaatgataatttttactttgacaCTGGACAGCAAAGGGATATACGTTGTCTACATCACGGCCGGCGTCTTAGG CTTCTTTATTACCGGTTATTTGCCGGTCGGTTTTGAGTTCGCCGCTGAGCTTACGTATCCGGAACCAGAAGGAACGGCGGCGGGTTTGTTGAACGCAGTGGTACAGGTTTTCGGCATCACCTTCACGATGCTCTACGGTTTTTTATTCGGAACATTCGGTGACTTATGGGCAAACATCGCGATGTGCATCGGCCTCGGAATCGGAACTTTGCTTACGATTATGATACCCAACGATCTGAGACGCCAAAACGCGAAAGTTTGA
- the LOC126859261 gene encoding feline leukemia virus subgroup C receptor-related protein 2 isoform X3, whose protein sequence is MSKGLEIKIYKKRWLMLILFVLYSASNAMQWIQYSIIANIVMRYYNVSSFLVDMTSMIYMITYIPLIFPASYLLDKFGLRYAVIFGALGTALGSWIKVFSIATDRFWITFLGQSLVAVSQTFVLSVPARLAAVWFGPDQVSSACSIGVFGNQLGIAIGFLFPPMLVPNSDNICNIERGLRLMFYIVAAFTTFVLALILVFFKSAPPLPPSPAQAVQRGNTENESFFCSIKRLFSNIGYVLLLFSYGINIAVLYAISTLLNQIILKYFPGHEEDAGRIGLTIVCTGMLSSVICGVILDKTHKFKETTLIVYLCCFMGMIIFTLTLDSKGIYVVYITAGVLGFFITGYLPVGFEFAAELTYPEPEGTAAGLLNAVVQVFGITFTMLYGFLFGTFGDLWANIAMCIGLGIGTLLTIMIPNDLRRQNAKV, encoded by the exons GGCCtggagattaaaatttataaaaaaagatggcTGATGCTTATCCTCTTTGTACTATACAGTGCGAGCAACGCCATGCAATGGATCCAATACAGTATTATAGCGAACATTGTGATGCGTTATTACAATGTATCAAGTTTCCTCGTAGACATGACAAGcatgatatatatgataacataTATACCATTAATATTTCCTGCTAGTTATCTGCTGGATAAGTTC GGTCTCAGATATGCCGTGATTTTCGGGGCGCTTGGAACTGCCCTTGGTTCCTGGATAAAGGTATTCAGCATAGCTACCGATCGCTTCTGGATTACGTTCCTTGGCCAAAGTCTGGTGGCAGTAAGTCAAACCTTCGTTCTGTCAGTTCCAGCCCGATTGGCCGCTGTTTGGTTTGGGCCTGATCAAGTTAGTAGCGCCTGTAGCATCGGTGTCTTCGGCAATCAG CTGGGTATTGCTATCGGTTTTTTATTTCCACCGATGTTAGTGCCCAACAGTGACAATATCTGCAACATTGAAAGGGGATTGCGACTTATGTTCTATATCGTCGCGGCTTTTACGACGTTTGTGCTAGCTCTCATATTAGTCT TCTTCAAGTCGGCACCGCCTTTACCACCTAGTCCTGCTCAAGCTGTTCAAAGAGGAAACACCGAGAATGAGTCGTTTTTTTGTTCTATCAAGAGGCTGTTCAGCAATATCGGTTACGTGTTGCTTTTATTCAGTTACGGCATCAATATCGCCGTCCTTTACGCCATAAGCACCCTCTTGAATcaaattattctcaaatatttccCG GGACATGAAGAGGACGCTGGTCGTATTGGCTTAACGATAGTTTGCACCGGGATGTTGAGTTCCGTTATATGCGGCGTTATATTGGATAAAACCCACAAGTTCAA agaGACAACGCTAATAGTCTATCTATGTTGTTTCATgggaatgataatttttactttgacaCTGGACAGCAAAGGGATATACGTTGTCTACATCACGGCCGGCGTCTTAGG CTTCTTTATTACCGGTTATTTGCCGGTCGGTTTTGAGTTCGCCGCTGAGCTTACGTATCCGGAACCAGAAGGAACGGCGGCGGGTTTGTTGAACGCAGTGGTACAGGTTTTCGGCATCACCTTCACGATGCTCTACGGTTTTTTATTCGGAACATTCGGTGACTTATGGGCAAACATCGCGATGTGCATCGGCCTCGGAATCGGAACTTTGCTTACGATTATGATACCCAACGATCTGAGACGCCAAAACGCGAAAGTTTGA
- the LOC126859261 gene encoding feline leukemia virus subgroup C receptor-related protein 2 isoform X2 has product MEQDSIITMNEIQNIGEESGFFASIPLKGLEIKIYKKRWLMLILFVLYSASNAMQWIQYSIIANIVMRYYNVSSFLVDMTSMIYMITYIPLIFPASYLLDKFGLRYAVIFGALGTALGSWIKVFSIATDRFWITFLGQSLVAVSQTFVLSVPARLAAVWFGPDQVSSACSIGVFGNQLGIAIGFLFPPMLVPNSDNICNIERGLRLMFYIVAAFTTFVLALILVFFKSAPPLPPSPAQAVQRGNTENESFFCSIKRLFSNIGYVLLLFSYGINIAVLYAISTLLNQIILKYFPGHEEDAGRIGLTIVCTGMLSSVICGVILDKTHKFKETTLIVYLCCFMGMIIFTLTLDSKGIYVVYITAGVLGFFITGYLPVGFEFAAELTYPEPEGTAAGLLNAVVQVFGITFTMLYGFLFGTFGDLWANIAMCIGLGIGTLLTIMIPNDLRRQNAKV; this is encoded by the exons ATGGAGCAGGATTCAATTATAACGATGAACGAGATCCAAAATATTGGAGAGGAATCCGGTTTTTTTGCGTCGATTCCTTTGAAG GGCCtggagattaaaatttataaaaaaagatggcTGATGCTTATCCTCTTTGTACTATACAGTGCGAGCAACGCCATGCAATGGATCCAATACAGTATTATAGCGAACATTGTGATGCGTTATTACAATGTATCAAGTTTCCTCGTAGACATGACAAGcatgatatatatgataacataTATACCATTAATATTTCCTGCTAGTTATCTGCTGGATAAGTTC GGTCTCAGATATGCCGTGATTTTCGGGGCGCTTGGAACTGCCCTTGGTTCCTGGATAAAGGTATTCAGCATAGCTACCGATCGCTTCTGGATTACGTTCCTTGGCCAAAGTCTGGTGGCAGTAAGTCAAACCTTCGTTCTGTCAGTTCCAGCCCGATTGGCCGCTGTTTGGTTTGGGCCTGATCAAGTTAGTAGCGCCTGTAGCATCGGTGTCTTCGGCAATCAG CTGGGTATTGCTATCGGTTTTTTATTTCCACCGATGTTAGTGCCCAACAGTGACAATATCTGCAACATTGAAAGGGGATTGCGACTTATGTTCTATATCGTCGCGGCTTTTACGACGTTTGTGCTAGCTCTCATATTAGTCT TCTTCAAGTCGGCACCGCCTTTACCACCTAGTCCTGCTCAAGCTGTTCAAAGAGGAAACACCGAGAATGAGTCGTTTTTTTGTTCTATCAAGAGGCTGTTCAGCAATATCGGTTACGTGTTGCTTTTATTCAGTTACGGCATCAATATCGCCGTCCTTTACGCCATAAGCACCCTCTTGAATcaaattattctcaaatatttccCG GGACATGAAGAGGACGCTGGTCGTATTGGCTTAACGATAGTTTGCACCGGGATGTTGAGTTCCGTTATATGCGGCGTTATATTGGATAAAACCCACAAGTTCAA agaGACAACGCTAATAGTCTATCTATGTTGTTTCATgggaatgataatttttactttgacaCTGGACAGCAAAGGGATATACGTTGTCTACATCACGGCCGGCGTCTTAGG CTTCTTTATTACCGGTTATTTGCCGGTCGGTTTTGAGTTCGCCGCTGAGCTTACGTATCCGGAACCAGAAGGAACGGCGGCGGGTTTGTTGAACGCAGTGGTACAGGTTTTCGGCATCACCTTCACGATGCTCTACGGTTTTTTATTCGGAACATTCGGTGACTTATGGGCAAACATCGCGATGTGCATCGGCCTCGGAATCGGAACTTTGCTTACGATTATGATACCCAACGATCTGAGACGCCAAAACGCGAAAGTTTGA
- the LOC126859261 gene encoding feline leukemia virus subgroup C receptor-related protein 1 isoform X4: MLILFVLYSASNAMQWIQYSIIANIVMRYYNVSSFLVDMTSMIYMITYIPLIFPASYLLDKFGLRYAVIFGALGTALGSWIKVFSIATDRFWITFLGQSLVAVSQTFVLSVPARLAAVWFGPDQVSSACSIGVFGNQLGIAIGFLFPPMLVPNSDNICNIERGLRLMFYIVAAFTTFVLALILVFFKSAPPLPPSPAQAVQRGNTENESFFCSIKRLFSNIGYVLLLFSYGINIAVLYAISTLLNQIILKYFPGHEEDAGRIGLTIVCTGMLSSVICGVILDKTHKFKETTLIVYLCCFMGMIIFTLTLDSKGIYVVYITAGVLGFFITGYLPVGFEFAAELTYPEPEGTAAGLLNAVVQVFGITFTMLYGFLFGTFGDLWANIAMCIGLGIGTLLTIMIPNDLRRQNAKV, translated from the exons ATGCTTATCCTCTTTGTACTATACAGTGCGAGCAACGCCATGCAATGGATCCAATACAGTATTATAGCGAACATTGTGATGCGTTATTACAATGTATCAAGTTTCCTCGTAGACATGACAAGcatgatatatatgataacataTATACCATTAATATTTCCTGCTAGTTATCTGCTGGATAAGTTC GGTCTCAGATATGCCGTGATTTTCGGGGCGCTTGGAACTGCCCTTGGTTCCTGGATAAAGGTATTCAGCATAGCTACCGATCGCTTCTGGATTACGTTCCTTGGCCAAAGTCTGGTGGCAGTAAGTCAAACCTTCGTTCTGTCAGTTCCAGCCCGATTGGCCGCTGTTTGGTTTGGGCCTGATCAAGTTAGTAGCGCCTGTAGCATCGGTGTCTTCGGCAATCAG CTGGGTATTGCTATCGGTTTTTTATTTCCACCGATGTTAGTGCCCAACAGTGACAATATCTGCAACATTGAAAGGGGATTGCGACTTATGTTCTATATCGTCGCGGCTTTTACGACGTTTGTGCTAGCTCTCATATTAGTCT TCTTCAAGTCGGCACCGCCTTTACCACCTAGTCCTGCTCAAGCTGTTCAAAGAGGAAACACCGAGAATGAGTCGTTTTTTTGTTCTATCAAGAGGCTGTTCAGCAATATCGGTTACGTGTTGCTTTTATTCAGTTACGGCATCAATATCGCCGTCCTTTACGCCATAAGCACCCTCTTGAATcaaattattctcaaatatttccCG GGACATGAAGAGGACGCTGGTCGTATTGGCTTAACGATAGTTTGCACCGGGATGTTGAGTTCCGTTATATGCGGCGTTATATTGGATAAAACCCACAAGTTCAA agaGACAACGCTAATAGTCTATCTATGTTGTTTCATgggaatgataatttttactttgacaCTGGACAGCAAAGGGATATACGTTGTCTACATCACGGCCGGCGTCTTAGG CTTCTTTATTACCGGTTATTTGCCGGTCGGTTTTGAGTTCGCCGCTGAGCTTACGTATCCGGAACCAGAAGGAACGGCGGCGGGTTTGTTGAACGCAGTGGTACAGGTTTTCGGCATCACCTTCACGATGCTCTACGGTTTTTTATTCGGAACATTCGGTGACTTATGGGCAAACATCGCGATGTGCATCGGCCTCGGAATCGGAACTTTGCTTACGATTATGATACCCAACGATCTGAGACGCCAAAACGCGAAAGTTTGA